The following coding sequences are from one Melospiza melodia melodia isolate bMelMel2 chromosome 2, bMelMel2.pri, whole genome shotgun sequence window:
- the AKAP11 gene encoding A-kinase anchor protein 11 isoform X1, translating to MPALRKACPGFFPDCRSLSFEGEQSSQPTQLRRAIVHCPTQLLAVSLLPGIFELSLNTKIGKIMDTYARAQGNRMKSRISIEKSFGESVLQSMKSLLHSRKELCNVSAEECLNQEEQDHFIEITFIGFAEGMGTAHLQELSAVSVELPDVLKSLQLRKLKENEAVFLKDIKKSLAKPYVMKHQNQLPEVFCVMRLSPSFPRIKADYIFTLLSKYTAGIRYAVEINSSQKHQTETTHGEDDDTNQSVSSIEDDFVTAFEHLDEDEPSKLLSAGTCSFSSQNHRDAASQTVPAQCLEAVDSKIVVGSAHRKSSPRCSTLIDILGLKERSSVKNSVTTSISDPWIQRSFYKPYNPSDQGVNFLRKTLFSSSPAESSESDCSSPSPIIFLDEEGYQKSLKAKLQLPKIPVVKDGIEDSDSEVSEFFDSFDRFDELEQALENSCKIIRDPILGNPAQKRRTAHEKLSSASITMNPQKFKFDRPTLPANVKKPTPRKPESPYSSILEVPDSPRPVRTSGEENGGFFSPIRTSAFSPLGSCGSSECLCRINLAGEGAGPSHRGAGYDSYSAYADSVSCEILGSVLFSESSSEQTCAENYSKHKRVTVKEKRRQATDLKMKTSKEPEKQTKSKHKSLMIRDSIQKFATELVEKSFGSAFKDLQKGVSSCTNALCHLAARLTSSVFQMAFYEIGRRRAISLKERAINGIANFLVSEAITGALKELRQVKKQIFNNTVARFAADLAEELVFEGIMEVCQFSYPSTPTAQSSSFDYENKVVRSYARDLSESVIQEAFIELSQVDVTFTTQAAISVSMDNIKYVSAESMLESTQTSTVSPNFNDRVAQKPVQDSKKEYTVQQALFCTSGVVSSIPVPLAGRALSQQQVSSDAYKVKVSTVPNADDSTKIFKDSTHPFFSSRMREEEVASFRNIYLTSDHGQSTESTPSIFCNQNDTKLTNNRSAMNNNSELTSGSKGINTFSGTMVDMIVNEAYETITSSRVTKAVEEYSDFLTRKVIDKKPNVQGSGEDTPKSMFADHLAKYVIKQSVEESKTVLCNTSENLACNVSSQTYRDTSRKEQCVIKKQEAEKQSNVSIIVEQQQLPLNNPCKFLTPTHSVQCILESKDCWQEQKGNNFSSKSPPPCSTVTFARHVLEDCTDTGSCSITCLNKPSKKSDTQKLSAGALNYRQTDCFLHANSLPSEMFGSEGALQMEEKSSLKHGNTCLLPDTPPPTPLVPCQSSSERNLRKLSKKLKGELAKEFAPATPPSTPYNPPTADSSETEHDSLENEEFMLKLMRSLSEEVESSEDEDHSEVPVEKGEHSAKTIQYADSLASHIISVATEMAASHLGGKTNEREAGRQAQLGMQKKRCRYTAFVNIPEETCSSLWNYAGDMAGKVINEAKKVVKSRHCKLLRLKRVNCQVDCFYVSKSDKDGNSKEWCGPVQDQWLGERDSSGLPLPQGSGTTGLTSKYPSCESVTDEYADHIIRLLKREGGNAELLVDQYASRLAYRSIKSGLQQAARKTRFRCSRKTFPGQNAQVNGKLELIKAGNKDAVQQVKSSIHHCGGQVFERNVCTQRTECTELLHFSESLAHSITCDVRKKLKMSGTCLPKSLTDSCLYKKTEFDEVTGDLIKTRFSRTFLPFSPDHKLYHSTGNINENGYSEGIIQAIEQYARKVADDTLEMSLESAVLHVAESRKNGDKLSHTEKLSPFPGTVCRCCSMKEHRYCTESMSHHLPAQGSCIPVRHFLHSGLGGACQNSRVFQLDIPKIHVDVEQRMVFSDKGATAAIEKAERELSYTSLTADSGIGQDGVSFAESLTTEIMTSAMTNIGQTVTISSVGREGFHSVESVVSQQMSLSIGDDSTGSWSNLSFEDEHPDESSSFLHLSDSSAVFSSSPGSNGNSSSWSSLGLEGDMYEENLSFPTSDSDGTEDKDEDSKDAVEGLEQVRKTLSIMNIDLEPNLVDPQLRAALQWLAASETEVSDLHFRDTAAREFVFLSRRLRERDWKVGDLLQAVLKYCEIIETASDGEQAPSKSLVSWLLENV from the exons ATGCCGGCTCTGAGGAAGGCCTGTCCCGGATTCTTCCCGGATTGCCGGAGCCTCTCCTTTGAGGGGGAACAGAGCTCTCAGCCCACACAGCTCAGACGAGCCATTGTGCACTGCCCAACACAGCTCCTcgccgtgtccctgctgccag GCATTTTTGAGCTGTCATTGAATACCAAGATTGGTAAGATCATGGACACGTACGCCAGGGCTCAGGGCAATCGCATGAAATCAAGAATATCTATTGAAAAG agttttGGTGAAAGTGTCCTGCAATCTATGAAGTCACTGCTACACAGCAGGAAAGAGTTATGCAATGTATCGGCAGAGGAATGCTTAAATCAGGAAGAGCAAGATCATTTTATTGAG ATTACATTTATAGGTTTTGCAGAAGGGATGGGAACTGCTCACTTGCAG GAATTATCAGCTGTTTCTGTAGAGCTTCCAGATGTTCTGAAATCTCTCCAGTTGcgcaaattaaaagaaaatgaggCTGTGTTTCTAAAAGACATAAAGAAAAGCTTGGCAAAACCTTATGTCATGAAACATCAG AATCAGCTTCCTGAAGTCTTTTGTGTGATGAGGCTGTCTCCTTCATTCCCAAGGATCAAAGCTGATTATATATTCACCTTGCTAAGCAAGTATACTGCAGGCATAAGGTATGCAGTGGAAATCAACTCTTCACAAAAACATCAAACAGAGACCACCCATGGAGAAGATGATGACACCAATCAGTCAGTTTCTTCAATTGAGGATGATTTTGTCACTGCTTTCGAACACTTAGATGAAGATGAACCTTCAAAGCTACTAAGTGCTG GTACATGCAGCTTTTCTTCTCAAAACCATCGAGATGCTGCTTCACAGACTGTCCCTGCTCAATGTTTAGAAGCTGTTGACTCAAAGATTGTTGTGGGTTCTGCACATCGAAAATCATCTCCCAGATGTTCTACTTTGATAGATATTTTGGGACTTAAGGAGCGGTCCTCAGTAAAGAATTCAGTTACAACCTCAATTTCTGATCCCTGGATACAAAGGAGTTTCTATAAGCCATATAATCCTTCTGATCAAGGTGTTAATTTTTTACGTAAAACGTTGTTTTCTTCCTCTCCAGCTGAATCCTCTGAGTCAGATTGCTCCAGCCCAAGCCCCATCATCTTCTTAGATGAAGAAGGGTATCAAAAAAGCTTGAAGGCAAAACTTCAGCTGCCAAAAATTCCAGTAGTAAAAGATGGTATAGAGGATTCAGACTCAGAAGTGAGTGAATTTTTTGATAGTTTTGATCGGTTTGATGAGCTGGAACAAGCCTTGGAAAACTCTTGTAAAATTATTAGGGATCCCATCCTAGGGAATCCTGCCCAGAAAAGGAGGACTGCGCATGAAAAATTGTCTTCTGCAAGCATTACGATGAACCCTCAGAAATTCAAGTTTGATCGTCCCACTCTGCCAGCCAATGTAAAGAAACCAACTCCTCGTAAGCCGGAGTCACCGTACAGCAGCATCTTGGAGGTCCCGGATTCCCCTCGCCCCGTTAGAACATCAGGGGAGGAGAATGGGGGATTCTTCAGCCCCATTCGAACATCGGCCTTCAGCCCCCTGGGGAGCTGCGGTTCCTCCGAATGCCTGTGTCGAATTAATCTTGCTGGAGAGGGGGCAGGTCCAAGTCACCGTGGTGCAGGCTATGACAGCTACTCAGCATATGCTGACAGTGTTTCATGTGAAATACTGGGTTCTGTTCTTTTTTCTGAGTCCTCATCAGAGCAAACGTGTGCAGAGAATTATTCAAAACACAAAAGGGTGACTGTAAAAGAGAAGAGGCGGCAAGCTACAGATCTCAAAATGAAAACTAGTAAGGAACCAGAGAAGCAAACAAAATCTAAACATAAGTCACTAATGATAAGAGACAGCATTCAAAAGTTTGCAACTGAATTGGTTGAAAAAAGTTTTGGCAGTGCATTTAAGGACCTCCAAAAAGGTGTTTCTTCATGCACAAATGCACTTTGCCATTTGGCTGCTAGGTTGACTTCTTCAGTCTTTCAAATGGCTTTTTATGAGATTGGAAGACGCAGAGCAATCTCGCTGAAGGAGCGTGCCATTAATGGCATAGCAAACTTCTTGGTGAGCGAAGCTATAACTGGTGCTTTGAAAGAGTTGCGTCAGGTAAAGAAACAAATATTTAACAACACTGTTGCGCGGTTTGCAGCAGATCTCGCTGAAGAACTTGTGTTTGAAGGAATTATGGAAGTATGCCAGTTTTCATATCCATCAACACCTACTGCACAGTCCTCATCATTTGATTATGAAAACAAAGTGGTAAGGTCCTATGCCCGAGATTTGTCTGAATCTGTCATTCAGGAGGCATTTATTGAACTATCTCAGGTTGATGTGACCTTCACAACACAAGCAGCCATTAGTGTTTCCATGGACAATATCAAATATGTAAGTGCAGAAAGTATGTTAGAGTCAACACAGACTTCCACAGTTTCTCCTAATTTTAATGATAGGGTAGCACAAAAGCCAGTCCAAGACTCCAAGAAGGAATATACAGTACAGCAGGCTCTATTTTGTACCTCTGGTGTTGTGAGTTCAATACCTGTGCCCTTAGCTGGAAGAGCCCTTTCTCAGCAGCAGGTTTCCTCTGATGCTTACAAAGTGAAAGTGTCCACTGTTCCAAATGCTGATGACAGTACAAAAATATTCAAAGACTCCACTCATCCATTTTTCTCCAGCAGAATGAGAGAGGAGGAAGTTGCTTCTTTCAGAAATATTTATCTAACTTCAGATCATGGTCAAAGTACGGAAAGTACTCCATCCATCTTCTGTAACCAGAATGATACCAAACTAACAAATAACAGATCTGCAATGAACAATAATTCAGAATTAACAAGTGGGTCAAAAGGCATTAATACTTTCTCTGGAACTATGGTAGATATGATAGTAAATGAAGCTTATGAAACCATAACCTCATCTAGAGTAACAAAAGCAGTAGAAGAGTATTCAGATTTCTTGACAAGAAAAGTAATAGATAAAAAACCTAATGTGCAAGGTAGTGGTGAAGACACCCCCAAGAGCATGTTTGCAGATCATTTGGCCAAATATGTCATAAAACAATCTGTGGAAGAAAGTAAAACTGTGTTATGCAACACCAGTGAGAATTTAGCATGTAATGTGAGCTCACAGACTTACAGAGATACCAGTCGAAAAGAACAATGTGTGATAAAGAAGCAAGAGGCTGAGAAACAAAGTAATGTTTCTATAATTGTGGAACAACAACAGTTGCCTTTGAATAATCCATGTAAATTTCTTACTCCAACTCATTCTGTTCAGTGTATTTTAGAATCTAAAGATTGTTGGCAAGAACAAAAAGGAAACAATTTTTCTTCAAAATCACCACCGCCTTGTTCCACTGTGACTTTTGCTAGGCATGTTCTAGAGGACTGTACTGACACAGGAAGCTGTTCAATAACATGCTTAAACAAGCCTTCCAAAAAAAGTGATACCCAGAAACTATCAGCAGGAGCTTTGAATTACAGGCAGACTGATTGTTTTCTGCATGCAAATAGCTTGCCTTCAGAGATGTTTGGCAGTGAAGGTGCTTTGCAGATGGAAGAAAAATCTAGCCTGAAACATGGAAATACCTGTTTACTGCCCGACACACCCCCACCAACTCCTCTAGTACCATGCCAAAGTAGTTCTGAAAGGAATCTAAGAAAGCTGTCCAAGAAACTCAAGGGAGAATTAGCAAAGGAATTTGCACCTGCAACACCACCTTCTACACCCTACAATCCACCCACTGCTGATTCATCTGAAACTGAACACGACTCTTTGGAAAATGAGGAATTTATGCTGAAACTCATGCGGTCGCTTTCTGAAGAAGTGGAAAGTAGTGAAGATGAAGATCATTCTGAAGTGCCTGTTGAGAAAGGGGAGCATTCAGCCAAAACAATTCAGTATGCAGATAGCCTAGCTAGCCACATAATTTCCGTAGCGACTGAAATGGCTGCTTCCCATTTAGGTGGTAAAACAAATGAAAGAGAAGCTGGCAGGCAGGCTCAGTTAGGGATGCAAAAGAAAAGATGTAGATATACTGCATTTGTAAATATCCCAGAAGAGACATGTAGTTCCTTGTGGAATTATGCAGGTGATATGGCAGGAAAAGTCATCAATGAGGCCAAGAAAGTAGTGAAATCAAGGCATTGCAAGCTGTTGAGGTTGAAGCGGGTTAACTGCCAGGTAGATTGCTTTTATGTGAGTAAAAGCGATAAAGATGGTAATTCAAAAGAATGGTGTGGCCCAGTACAGGACCAGTGGCTGGGGGAGAGAGATTCATCTGGGCTTCCTTTACCACAAGGTTCAGGCACAACAGGTTTGACTTCCAAGTACCCAAGCTGTGAAAGTGTGACTGACGAGTACGCAGATCACATTATCCGCCTTCTGAAAAGAGAAGGAGGTAACGCCGAGCTCTTGGTGGATCAGTATGCCAGCAGACTTGCTTACAGGTCTATCAAATCAGGCTTGCAGCAAGCTGCTAGAAAAACCAGATTCAGATGCAGCAGAAAGACATTTCCTGGGCAAAATGCACAGGTAAATGGTAAGCTGGAGCTGATCAAAGCAGGGAATAAAGATGCAGTACAGCAAGTGAAAAGCAGCATTCATCACTGTGGAGGTCAAGTGTTTGAGAGGAATGTCTGCACACAGAGAACGGAATGTACAGAGTTGTTACATTTTTCTGAATCCCTTGCTCACAGTATCACTTGTGATGTCAGGAAGAAACTGAAAATGTCGGGAACATGTTTGCCGAAGTCTCTCACAGATTCCTGTCTGTATAAAAAGACTGAATTTGATGAAGTCACCGGGGATCTCATTAAAACAAGGTTTTCTAgaacttttcttcctttctccccAGATCATAAACTCTATCATAGTACAGGTAATATAAATGAAAACGGCTACAGTGAAGGTATAATTCAAGCTATAGAACAATATGCTAGGAAAGTAGCAGATGATACTCTAGAAATGAGTTTAGAGTCAGCTGTTCTCCATGTGGCTGAAAGCAGAAAAAATGGGGATAAGCTCTCACACACTGAGAAACTGTCTCCTTTTCCTGGAACTGTCTGTAGATGCTGCAGTATGAAGGAACATCGGTACTGTACAGAAAGTATGTCCCATCATCTACCTGCACAAGGATCCTGCATTCCAGTGAGGCATTTTCTTCATTCTGGATTGGGTGGTGCCTGTCAAAATTCAAGAGTGTTTCAGCTTGATATTCCCAAAATTCATGTTGATGTAGAGCAGAGGATGGTGTTTTCTGACAAGGGAGCTACTGCAGCcatagagaaagcagaaagagagctGAGTTACACAAGTCTGACAGCTGACAGTGGTATTGGACAAGATGGAGTCAGTTTTGCTGAAAGCCTTACTACTGAAATAATGACATCTGCTATGACTAATATTGGTCAGACAGTTACCATAAG CTCTGTTGGAAGAGAAGGATTTCACTCTGTTGAATCTGTTGTTAGCCAGCAGATGAGTCTTAGTATTGGTGATGATAGCACTGGGAGTTGGTCCAATCTAAGTTTTGAAGATGAACATCCTGATGAGAGCAGCAGTTTTCTTCACCTAAGTGACAG TTCAGCTGTCTTCTCTTCTTCTCCTGGCAGTAATGGTAACAGCAGTAGCTGGAGCAGTCTTGGTTTAGAAGGGGATATGTATGAGGAGAATTTATCCTTTCCAACATCAGACAG TGATGGAACAGAAGATAAAGATGAAGATTCTAAGGATGCTGTAGAAG GTTTGGAGCAAGTGCGAAAGACTTTATCAATAATGAATATTGATCTGGAACCAAATCTAGTGgacccacagctcagagcagccctCCAGTGGCTGGCAGCTTCTGAAACAGAAGTGTCTGACCTTCACTTCCGCGACACCGCTGCAAGGGAATTCGTCTTT CTTTCTAGAAGACTGAGAGAAAGAGATTGGAAAGTTGGAGATCTCTTGCAAGCAGTgctgaaatattgtgaaattataGAGACGGCATCTGATGGAGAGCAAGCTCCGAGTAAATCTCTGGTCAGTTGGCTTCTGGAAAATGTCTGA